One segment of Plasmodium relictum strain SGS1 genome assembly, chromosome: 3 DNA contains the following:
- a CDS encoding 6-cysteine protein, putative: protein MIIILYLIIVLEFKKNVFCFMEKGDLTLCVSEYINEKKCNINIEFGKRINFYCPTDVLKYNENVYFNNFKINNDNVCFNNVMVDSDKKKAKKLEELLPNIVSYEGSSLHLYSFYMLHNIYEDIIFSCYCVDRDKKKVFKLDIKVSKNTKDVKSCNFYYSENIKKNENSSEVNLYLKDNSSCTINARANDIIFFQCSSDENSNFIISPLFCFHIVLNENNEETNIYGLINGVKVIPESFFYYNNNRKKLLSYLLLPSFIQETSIIKCSCTIVNYYSSNFYSGTLFLNLEKNSSLFTYSIYNKGKNEKEITKKVLNNNNVSDEDEGSAALEYFSILFIILIYTYIYCIL, encoded by the coding sequence atgattattattctgtatttaataattgtattagaatttaaaaaaaatgtattttgtTTTATGGAAAAAGGTGATTTAACGCTTTGTGTTTCAGAATATatcaatgaaaaaaaatgtaacaTAAATATTGAATTTGGTAAAcgtataaatttttattgtcCAACTgatgttttaaaatataatgagaatgtatattttaataattttaagataaataatgataatgtaTGTTTTAATAACGTTATGGTAGATAgcgataaaaaaaaagcaaaaaaattGGAAGAATTGTTACCTAATATTGTTTCATATGAAGGTAGTTCATTACATTTATATTCTTTCTATATGCTTCATAACATATATGAAgacataattttttcttgttATTGTGTTGAtagagataaaaaaaaagtatttaaatTAGATATTAAAGTTTCTAAAAACACAAAAGATGTGAAAAgttgtaatttttattattcagaaaatattaagaaaaatgaaaattcttCAGAggtaaatttatatttaaaggaTAATAGTAGTTGCACTATTAATGCTCGTGCAAatgatataattttctttcaaTGCTCTAGTGATGAAAAtagtaattttattatttcaccattattttgttttcatatagttttaaatgaaaataatgaagaaactAATATTTACGGTTTGATTAATGGGGTAAAGGTAATTCCAGaatcctttttttattataataataacagaaaaaaattgttatctTATTTACTATTACCATCTTTTATACAAGAAACATCAATAATCAAATGCTCTTGTACAATTGTTAATTACTATTCATCCAATTTTTATTCAGGTactctttttttaaacttagaaaaaaattctagTTTATTTACTTatagtatatataataaaggaaaaaatgaaaaggaaATAACTAAAAAAGTACTAAACAATAATAATGTAAGTGATGAAGATGAAGGAAGTGCTGCATTAGAATACTTttccattttatttattattttaatttacacatatatatattgcattttataa